A region from the Paenibacillus humicola genome encodes:
- a CDS encoding carbohydrate ABC transporter permease, whose amino-acid sequence MSFVATKKLTAFDYVNYTILTVISLVCIFPFIYVFSVSFTDPKVYVPLKFYLFPDQWSLSAYRYILSTNSFLNALKSTVFITVIGTALNLAVSFTFAYVLTKKEVPGRSILMGAVIFTLVFNAGILPSYLLVKEMHLLNSYWALIWPTLTSAWSLIVIKGFLESLPAELEDSARIDGCSDFGVFFRMVIPLSMPAIAAFTLFFAVSHWNTYFNALIYLSDSRKWTLQVLIKSLVIDSDSNGVGQAGAGGDDRVLPQETIRMAAIVLSMAPILVVYPFLQKHFAKGVMLGSVKG is encoded by the coding sequence GTGAGCTTTGTCGCCACCAAAAAATTAACGGCATTCGATTACGTCAATTACACGATTTTGACGGTCATCTCGCTCGTTTGCATTTTCCCGTTCATTTACGTGTTCAGCGTTTCGTTCACCGACCCGAAAGTGTATGTCCCGCTGAAGTTTTATTTGTTTCCGGATCAGTGGTCGCTGAGCGCGTACCGGTATATTTTATCGACGAACAGCTTTCTGAACGCGCTGAAGAGCACGGTGTTCATTACCGTCATCGGGACCGCGCTCAATCTGGCCGTCTCGTTCACCTTCGCGTACGTGCTGACCAAGAAAGAGGTGCCCGGCCGGTCGATTTTGATGGGGGCGGTCATCTTCACCCTCGTGTTTAACGCCGGCATTTTGCCGAGCTATCTGCTGGTGAAGGAGATGCACCTGCTCAATTCGTATTGGGCGCTGATATGGCCGACGCTGACGAGCGCATGGAGCCTGATCGTCATCAAAGGCTTCCTGGAATCGCTCCCCGCCGAGCTGGAGGATTCCGCCCGAATCGACGGCTGCTCGGACTTCGGCGTCTTCTTCCGGATGGTCATCCCGCTGTCGATGCCGGCAATCGCCGCGTTTACGCTTTTTTTCGCCGTCAGCCATTGGAACACGTACTTCAACGCGCTCATTTATTTGTCCGATTCGCGCAAATGGACGCTCCAGGTGCTGATCAAGTCGCTCGTCATCGACTCCGACTCCAACGGCGTCGGCCAGGCCGGAGCGGGCGGCGACGACCGCGTGCTGCCGCAGGAAACGATCCGCATGGCGGCCATCGTGCTGTCCATGGCGCCGATTCTCGTCGTGTACCCTTTTCTGCAGAAGCATTTCGCCAAAGGCGTCATGCTGGGATCGGTCAAAGGTTAG
- a CDS encoding LysM peptidoglycan-binding domain-containing protein — protein sequence MERGFFPGGGFGGGFGRPFFRPFPHPFFPRRFLFPFFFFSPFFFPFFRDGKSDDMLFAQHQAQPGETLASVGHKYNIPHPILEEANPHIADPNRLRAGEMVSIPRISHMLCQKTYSEMPMPQGQGQMMPQGQQMMPHGQQMMQQGPWQ from the coding sequence ATGGAGCGCGGATTTTTTCCAGGCGGCGGTTTTGGCGGCGGATTTGGACGCCCGTTCTTTCGCCCGTTTCCCCATCCCTTTTTTCCCCGTCGTTTCTTGTTCCCGTTTTTCTTCTTTTCGCCGTTTTTCTTCCCTTTCTTCCGGGACGGAAAATCGGACGATATGCTGTTTGCCCAGCACCAGGCTCAGCCCGGCGAAACCTTAGCCTCGGTCGGCCACAAATACAATATCCCCCATCCCATTCTGGAGGAAGCCAATCCGCATATCGCCGATCCGAACCGGCTGAGAGCGGGGGAAATGGTGTCCATTCCCCGTATTTCCCACATGCTCTGCCAAAAGACGTATTCGGAGATGCCAATGCCGCAAGGACAGGGGCAAATGATGCCTCAAGGACAGCAAATGATGCCGCATGGGCAGCAGATGATGCAGCAGGGACCATGGCAATAA
- a CDS encoding SDR family NAD(P)-dependent oxidoreductase: protein MYTFANKIVWVTGSSTGIGRAAAIEFARHGADVIVHGNRSVQQAEEVAAEIRKLGRNAMLVMGDVGSAAEVKRMVREIGTRFDRIDVLMNNAGALIKRARLADLEEELWDEVMNVNLKSVYLVTKEALPLLRQAGKGRIINVTSVAARNGGGFGSLAYAASKGGVSTLTRGMAKDLVEYGITVNGIAPGVIATPFHDRYSPPEIRSKALTTIPMGREGTPEESVGAALFLASDYASYLTGEIIEVNGGQLMD from the coding sequence ATGTATACCTTTGCCAATAAAATCGTCTGGGTGACCGGCAGCAGCACGGGCATCGGGAGGGCGGCGGCGATCGAATTCGCCCGGCATGGCGCCGACGTGATCGTGCACGGCAACCGGAGCGTGCAGCAGGCCGAGGAAGTCGCGGCGGAAATCCGGAAGCTCGGCCGGAACGCAATGCTCGTCATGGGAGACGTCGGCAGCGCTGCCGAAGTGAAGCGGATGGTCCGGGAAATCGGCACCCGCTTCGACCGGATCGATGTGCTGATGAACAATGCCGGAGCCCTGATCAAACGGGCGCGGCTGGCCGATCTGGAGGAAGAGCTGTGGGATGAGGTTATGAACGTGAACCTGAAGTCGGTTTACCTGGTGACGAAAGAGGCGCTGCCGCTGCTTCGGCAAGCCGGGAAAGGCCGCATCATCAACGTCACGTCCGTCGCCGCGCGCAACGGCGGCGGCTTCGGTTCGCTGGCCTACGCCGCATCCAAAGGCGGCGTCAGCACGCTGACCCGGGGGATGGCGAAAGATTTGGTCGAATACGGCATCACGGTCAACGGGATCGCGCCCGGCGTGATCGCGACGCCTTTCCACGACCGGTACTCCCCGCCGGAAATCCGCAGCAAGGCGCTCACGACGATTCCGATGGGACGCGAAGGCACGCCGGAGGAGTCGGTTGGCGCCGCGCTGTTCCTCGCCTCCGATTACGCCAGCTATTTGACGGGCGAAATCATCGAAGTGAACGGCGGCCAGCTGATGGATTAG